Part of the Osmerus eperlanus chromosome 22, fOsmEpe2.1, whole genome shotgun sequence genome, AACGAAGCCACAAAGGACTTATGTTGAAATTGTCATACTTAATATGACATGCGACATGTTTTCCATAACATAACTTGATAATATCTAACAAATATCTAGCCCAATGGCTACTTTACATAGCAGCTGGCTGGCTAAAGTAAGGCTTCCTTTGGTGCTACATGAGAAAAACATAATGATTAAGCACTACCGCCACCGTCTGGGTGGATGACCAAATAATCGGAATggtttttattgccatgtaagttaacacaaacacaaaatttactgtggcaggaaggtgcatacaattaacatatacggatcttaataaaaaaaaacattattttttttaagtccAATACTAAAGAGTTAAACATGTCctaaagagctaaacaatgtaaatataaaatatagaaTATGAAATGTTACAAAGTTACAAGATTAAATCGGGAAGCATAGTGCAAAATGAATTGTTCAAAAAGGTGGTGAATTATAAATATAGAAAAAGTGTTCTCAGtgcgagtccttggccttgttgaagaggccagcagcggatgggaagaaactgttcttatggcgggAAGTTTTGGTCCCGATGGACCACAGCCTTCTGCctgaggggagtagctggaacagtgtccagggtgggaggagtcggccaaaatcttcctcactcgcctcagggtcctcgaggtgtgcaagTCCTCGAttgtaggcagattgcagccaatcaccttctcagcagtgcggatgatacgctgcagtctgctcttgtccttggcagtggcagcagcataccagatggtgatggaggtgaggatggactcaatgatggtggaggtgcagctgttggtgtacagggagaagagcagaaggGAAAGgatgcagccctgaggagatccggtgctgatggaccgggagtcagagacgtgtgttcccagcttaacgcgctgcttcctgtcagacaggaagtctgtgatccacctgcaggtggagtcaggcacgttcagctgggagagcttgtccacaaacaggatccggGCGTCATAGGcaccctgttctctcctggACTTCAGATCTAGTGATGGGATGTGTATAACGTGAGAATAGTGCCAGATAAACCAAAACAAACCAATGTGTCAGAACCTTTTATTTGAACCACATTGGAACATCTACAAAATGTGTATAAATTTGCTTCAGGCAATATATTCACTTTTTTAgaacaaacattttaaatactcATAACAAAATACAGTGGGATTTGAGGTAACGCCAATTTTATATGACATTCACATTTGTTGACATTCAACTCCCATTTGAACACCTTATTCTGTCAAATAGGAACATTTGTCACCATAATGTCATTTGACTAATGGCCTAGTCACTCTCGACAGATAATTCAGACAATTCCCTTCAGCGGCTCTTTAATTGGctcgtttttgttttgtttcagagACTCAGATCCCTTCACAGGGGCCTGGGGAGCAACAATTCCTCATTGCTGGCAGTTCATCCTCACCTATTAGCAAGACATATTTATCGCTTCTTATGTTAGTGACAGTCCGAAGCTCCTCTTTCCTGTTAGTGTTTCACTGTCACATTTGTTCCCGCCTAGCAAAACATTCCGAGGTATTGTTCCTCTTTTTTCGTCTTCTTCGATGCAGCGGGAGTGGTCTGCAGACGGCGGGGTCGTCACCACCCGTGCGGTTGGCTAGTTTCATTCCAGTGGGCCTGGCTTGGCCCTTGGAAGCTTGCGTCTGGAGGTGGAAGGTAGCCAGGCGGTGGGTAgcatacctgtgtgtggctAAAGGCCGCAGGAGAGCCGTCAAAGTAATATGGCGGATTAGGATGATGCTGAGGATACGGTGAGGTGGAAGGCAAATATACATCGGGACTAGGTGTGTACCCCCATGCAGGGGGGATGGGGTGGAGGCTTAAATGCTGTGCCATGTATTGAGGTTGCTGAGGCGGGGTGTAAGTTGAGGTCACGTCTACAGGAGCAGGGTAGGGCATGGGTCGGCTAGGAAAGGCGCGTGTCAGAGTCGGGATGGATTGTCCCATAGAATTCTCTAAACAACTGTCCTGATCTTTGTCACGGGAGTCACTGTCTCTAACAGCGGGGTGGACCTCGCCACTGTCCCGAGATGCCTTCCTCGGAGAACGCCGGTTCGGTAGAGGGCTGGGACTGGTACTGTCTGACGATAAAGAGCTATGGTGCTGTTTCTGCGaatgctccctctccctctgtttgtccctctgcttcctctttctttcgtcctctgtcctccctctcttggTCTCCGTGTGCCCGTTCTTGCCGTACAGTCTCTCCTGGATGCGGTCCGACAGCTGCCCCACCTCAGCCGCCCCCAGGTCCAGCCCGATAGTCTGCAGGAGATCGTGCATCTGCCCGTACTTGTGCTGGTCCTCGGGGTTCACGTCCTTTTTCACCTCCGCCGGGAGAGACTCTGACCTGCGGCCCGTTGTTTCGTTCCTCGGGGGCGACTTTTCTCtcaagagagagagtatgtgattGTCCGCTGCTGTTCCGACCGTCCTCTCTCCACTTGTGGAGCAACTGTGGTCCTGTGGTGGAGCTCCGCTGTGGGACCCTTGCCGTGGTGGAGCTCTGCTGTGGGACCCCTGCCGTGGTGGAGCTCCGCCATGGGACCCTTGCCGTGGTGGAGCTCCACCGTGGGACCCTTGCCGTGGTGGAGCTCCGCCGTGGGACCCTTGCCGTGGTGGAGCTCCGCCGTGGGACCCTTGCCGTGGTGGAGCTCCATCGTGGGACCCTTGGCCACTCCCTTCAGGTTGGAGATGTCCGAGCTCCCCATCTTCACACGGAATGTCGTTGACGATCTTGGCCAGCCTGTCGATGTCCACGCCCCTGTTGAGAATGTTGAGGAAGCGCTGGAAGCCCTTGGAGGCGGGGTCctgctctgggtctgggtcaACAGGGTTCTGGATGGGACGGTCACACTCAACTTCGAGAACCTTGAAGAAACAAGGGAACCATCAGTAACTACATACCTAACAGTACATGTGACAGACGGAAAAATAGCACAGATTTGTTTTTCCTAAAAGCAGTAACAAGTGATTGCTCCACTCGTGTTTGGCGGCAACCTTTTGATTTGACGGCGGTGCAAAATCAGGATGACACCTCCGCTCCATCAGATCCTTCACTCTGTGTTTCAACGGATGCTCTTCCTCTTTCTGCTTTGGAGGGCTCTTATTCAGGTACCCGTCCTTTTTCAAGATAGAAGCATTCATCCTTTCCACAAAGCTTTTTGCCATTGTGGGTGGCTGGAAGAGCGCTTTGGTCTGCTGAGGAGACCCTTTAGTTGGCTGGGCAGATGCCTGGTCAAAAAAAGATAATACAAGCCAAGGATATTAGTCACATttggtttttattttgtatggCCTTTCTGCTTTTAAGGGATAGGGATGCCTGTCTTAAAAGAATGTAAGGGAGATAAAGGGTGAGGACAAGCAGGAAATGACCTGGGatggattcgaacccaggcgaGAACTGTAGTCTCATTTTATGACTGCTTCAATCTGCCCTTTTGATTACGAAACATCTCGACTTCGCGGAGCAAAGCTCTGTGATCATAGCGCTACAAAATGAAATATGAAAATATACTCACCTTTGCAGGACTTTCTCTGGTCTTCTTGCGGTTTTGTAAAATTCCATTCACCCTGTCTCTAAAAGgtacatctttaacatactgggTTTTGAGTTTGCTGCTGCTTTGAGTTTGAATTTTCTTCTGCTGCGTGAGGTCATCTTTCACTTCTTCAGCAAACTTTCTTTTATTCGACTCTTCAACTTCCATCGCCTTTAAAATAGGTGCCACTTGTTTCATCGCAATGGAAGCCTTTTTGAGGATGATCTGCTCCTCAATCAACTGCAGCTCTTTCTTCTTCCTAGCAAGCTCCTGGTCGTCATCGTTGAGTTCCACAGGCTGTCCATCTACGTCCATGTCAGGGTCCATGATGAGGGAAGTACTTCCATCCTTCTGTGGGTCTCCATCCTTCAAGGGTTCACTCTCATTTTCTGGACCGCCCTTCTGGACCATGTATGCATCTGTACTGTAACTCGTATCAATGGAGTCCCTATCTTCCCACCCACCACCAGTCCACTCTCTGCTGGTGTAGTCTCCTGCACCATAATTGATGTTGTAATATCGAGCATCGTTCATTGTACTTCTTGGATAGTACTTGTCTTCCCTTACGTTCATTGTGGCAAAAGTTAGTAGAGATGGGCTTTCATGTCACGATCTGCACTGACAGAAGAAGCGCAGATACGTGCATGTATCTCCTTCAAGCTCGTAAACGTTTGGCTGATGATTAATGAAAAATCAATACAAACAGGAAGAAAAAAGGCAAGAGTCTGTTTACCTTTTTTGTCGAATACTTTTAACCGACATTTATAGTTTTGCAGGCTTTTCTTGCCAGTTCTTCCGTTTCTTATTCGTGGATTGAACAACTATCCTATAACAGTGCTTGAACTGCAAAGAAAATTCTTGAGGTATTTTGGCTTCGTTTCGAAATGTATGACATTTCAATcacattatttactgtgtccACCGTGTGTTCATCGTCTTCTACGCCATCTGTTTTCTTTGCCACTGTTTAGCTGACGCACATCCGCTTTGAAACATCATTACCGCCACCTTCAGGATGGAGTACTTAACGCTTTATATCTCGAGTTGAAAAGGATAGTAGGATTTGGAAAAATCCTACCGTTGGAACGTGCATGATAGACATACCACCATTGACAGTGTAACTTGCTGTATTAGTGTAACACGCTGCAGAATGTGTTCTTTCCAAAACCACAGCATTGCATTTCTCAATCCAGTCCTTGTTCTCTCTgcatacatacagttaggtccataaatatttggacattgacacaattttcatcattttggctctgtatacgaCCACAATGGatctgaaatgaaacaatcaagatgtgctttaagtgcagactttcagctttaatttcagggtatttacatccaaatcaggtgaacgtgtaggaattacaatacattttatatgtgcccccccccccctttttaagggaccaaaagtaattggacaattggctgctcagctgttccatggccaggtgtatgttattccctcttgggagttcgttatttcattgacaaggagcagataaaaggtctagagttcatttcaagtatggtatttgtgtttggaatctgttgctgtcaactctcaatatgaagtccaaagagctgtcaccatcagtgaagcaagccatcgttaggctgaaaaatcaaaacaaacctatcagagagatagcaaaaacattaggtgtggccaaatcaactgtttggtacattcttaaaaagaaagaacgcactggtgagctcagcaacaccaaaagacccggaagaccacggaaaacaactgtggtggatgacagaagaattctttccctggtgaagaaaaaccccttcacaacagttggccagatcaagaacactctccaggaggtaggcgtatctgtgtcaaagtaaaaaattaagagaagacttcaccagagtaaatacagagggttcaccacaagatgtaaaccattggtgagtctcaaaaacagtaagaccagattagagtttgccaaaaaacatctaaaagaccctgtacagttctggaacaacatcctatggacagatgagaccaagatcaacttgtacctgaatgatgggaagagaagagtatggagaagggaaggaactgctcatgatccaaagcataccacctcatcagtgaagcatggtggaggtagtgttatggcgtgggcatgtatggctgccaatggaactggttcccttgtatttatcgatgatgtgactgctgacaaaagcagtaggatgaattctgaagtgtttctggcaatattatctgctcagattcagccaaatgcttcagaactcataggacggcgcttcacagtgcagatggacaatgacccgaagcatactgcaaaagcaaccaaagagttttttaaggcaaagaagtggaatgttctgcaatggccaagtcaatcacctgacctaaatccaattgagcatgcacttcacttgctaaagacaaaactgaagggaaaatgccccaagaacaagcaggaactgaagacagttgcagtagaggcctggcagagcatcaccagggacgaaacccagcgtctggtgatgtctatgggttccagacttcaggctgtcattgactgcaaaggatttgcaaccaagtattaaaagtgacaattagatttatgattgttagtttgtccaattatttttggtcccttaaaaagggggggggccacatataaaatgtgttgtaattcctacaccgttcacctgatttggatgtaaataccctgaaattaaagctgaaagtctgcacttaaagcacatcttgattgtttcatttcaaatccattgtggtggtatacagagccaaaatgataaattgtgtcaatgtccaaatatttatggacctaactgtacatacaTCCATCAGATCACAAATCAGTCGACAGAGCACATTCTTTATTAATTCTTTCACGAGAGGGCAGCCAGTCAACAAACTCCTGTTCACTTGCAACAATGAGTAGCATGTTAAATACAAATACTTACAATAGTTGTGCGATACCACACAGCtctacatacacacctgtgtggtCTAGTTCACATACTCACTAATGTGATGCGGTCAGTGTTCCCTGGAGGTGACAATATTAATGATGAATAATGATATTCCAATCACATGGAAACTTTAAGCCTTTTAGTCTGTGATGAATGATGGAATGACGTCAGGGATATGAGTGCATTAGAAGGGAGCCGACTGAACAGGGGACACAGGATGGAACAGTCCCCTGGTCAATCTCCTGCTGTTCTGCAAGCACAAGCAGTCTCCACATGAGGGCGCTGTAACCGAGAGAAAAGATGGTTCCTGTGAGTTGTGTCAATCTTTTACACCAGAACACTTGAGCATTTTAATTCAGTTTCATGATTAGATGAGACAACTTTGGAAAATGGAGCTGTCACGCAAAAATATTTCTCATAGATGCAGTGCAGCCCACACAAATGTGCCCAGGCATTTGTGTGGATGAACTTTGTATAACCAAATTAACAAATGAGTAAAACATTCTAATGAGATCAATAAgatgtattatttttcataataaaTGAATTTGATGGAAAATGGTGGTAAGAATTTCCAAACAATATCACAAAAACAAAACGCATACAAAATGGAGGTCCCTACCTTCTCACTGGTAGAACTTTATCTCTGTGTCGACACAGTCAAAGAACAggtctcccagctcctcccctggCAGTTCTCCACTGAGCATGGCCAGTATGTCCTTCAGACACTGGGACTCCAGGTCCCTCAGGATCTCCTGCAGAGCGTCCCCCTTCTCCTAAACCAGTCCCAGACACacatgcgcagacacacagatgtATTGGCAAACGGTATAAAGTCcatccacatttacatttagtcatttagcagatgctcttatccagagcgacttacagtaagtacagggacattcccaccgaggcaagtagggtgaagtaccttgcccaaggacacaacgtaatttggcacggttAAAATGCAGTCCCAGGGACTGTTCCGGTCTGAATaaaagcccaattccctaaccgctcagccatctgacccccacatgCTAGCACACCACCATGATATCCATTCAGCATTTCAcaccatttacattttacatttagtcatttagcagacgctcttatccagagcgacttacagtaagtacagggaaattgtccccgaggcatgtagggttaagtgccttccccaaggacacaacataatttggcacggccgggaatcaaaccaacaaccttctgattaatagcccgactccctaaccgctcagccatcggaCCCCCACATGCTAGCACACCACCGTGATATCCATTCAGCATTTCACACCACCACAGAGAGCGGTGGTGCGTTATCTACGAATGGGTGTTTTTAACTACCAATGCTACACACCGGGTTGGTCTCCATGTTGCTAAGCGCCACCTGGTGGGCTTTGTACAGGCTGTGCCGACGATCCACCCGGCTCTGGAAGCGAGGCTGCTTCCTCGCCGGGTCGTCCGAGCCGTACTGCGGGGACACCACCCTGGACACCGGGGTCATGCACTCGGAGAAGACGAAAGGCTTGAAGATAGACCTGCCGCCCAGAGAGAAGACCCCACCCGGGGGTTGAAGGGGAAGAAGGAACAGGGAGggggaacagacacacagagacagagagactcagTTCTGCCTGAGGGTGGGAGATTCGCAAAGAGAAGATGCAGAGAGATAAAAGGGAGAGAGTATCTCAGTCTGAATCTGAAGGACTTTCAGATCACCTCAGGGGAGGTTCACATGTTCCTAAACAATCCCTAGCTTTTCACCCTTTATTAGGTGAAAGTATATACTTTACAGGTTGTTAAAACTTAATCTGAAGTTAGCTCTCTGATAGTACTCTCTGTGAGATTAAAATCCCACAGTAATCCTCCCTAGTTTCCTGAGTTGGCTCATTATCAATTGAGCAACTGTAACTGATTGCGTCACTGACATGACGCAATCCTTCCATTCGTTTTAGATCACAATGAACAGTCAACAAGGGTCTAGGCCCTAGGGGGCAGGTGAGACACTGGTATGGGACTGGGCCATAATATGGTTTAGGGCCTGGCCCTGGGGCTCACCTGGAAGGGTCTGGGGTGGCAGTGAGGAAGTGTATGCAGGGCAGGCTGGGGTCCCTGGGCAAGATGGATACCATGCTACCAGTGGTGCAGAATCCCCCGGAATCCATGCAGATCCCAGTAGGCTTGTCTCTAAGGATGGACATCATCACCTCTGCTGTCATGGAGCctagggaggaaaagagagggggaggaggagagattggTGAGTGTGGTAATAAGGGATACAACAATAACCATTTCAATCATTTGTTAATTACCCTGTGTGTACACTCTGAAACGTGTCTTTAAGCACTTCgaaaaataataaacaaattgtctggtgttttattattattgttgttaatTGGATGAGACAACCACCGTGGCTTTTCAGCCGGTGTCCCTCACCATCATGCTGCTGGAGCAGCCGGGTGCCCCCGCTGTAGCGTTGCTTGGCCAGCTCCATCCTGGCTGGGGGGTTCTCAGGACTGAACACCTGGGAGTAGTTAAACTCCCCCTCCCCGTTCCACCagccctgggcctgggccaCGCTCCGCAGCTCCGGGTGCTCTGCCGAGATCTCCGTCCCGATCGTCAGCTGGTTGGAAATGTTCTtcaccccctctacaggcgACAAACACAACCCCCGTTGGATTTCTCCTATCCGTTGTCATTTTCACCCGTTCGCATTTCATTTGCTTCCGTCACGACAACCattcgcccctcccccccccgaaaTTAAACTACCGTTGGCTGACACACCCTGCAGGTGTGACTGTGACCGCGCCTCACCTGTGACTTTCTGCGCCACCCACAGCTTTCCGGCGGTCTCCAGGACCCAGGCCTCGTTGCGGTCGACCAGGAGAAAGGTGTTGTGGTAGCTGAAGGGCTCAGGGTCTTCCCTGCAAGGCCCCCCCTGGCCGTGCTCCTCCAGGAGGCCTGTGATGACCGTCAAGGCCCCCCAGGCGTTGTCCCCGCGCTCCAGACCTAAGCTGCCAATCAGAGAGCACACCTGGGTCACATGTCACTTGCAAACTCAGTCTGGGAATTCAGTCAGACACTGGGTTTAGATTAGCTCAGGGAAAGGTGCCACCATGGCTGACTTGTCAAGAATTTGAcgtgtttttttaaattttattcAGTCACATGTCAAAAGCCTAGTATCCTGATACCATAGACATTCCTGGCCAATGATCTGTCACAGATAGTGAGCCAACAACATCTGTCTACAATGATTCGTTTGGATGCACTCCACAATGTCTGAGCATAAAAATATCAATCTCCCTCTGGCTTCATAGAGCTCGTAAAAGGATAAGAACAGACTACTTTACCTATGGTGTGTCATGTAACGCTTACCAAGAATAGACAACTTTATCAGTGATCAAGCTCAAGGCAATAATAAACTAGTGTCCTCCAAGTAGTCTAATCCAGCCAGCATCACTTACTTGACTAGCTCTAGTCGTCTTGCAAAACTCCCAGAGTCAACAACACGTAACACACAGACAATCCCCCAAAAAGAAGACAATGCTCGTTGATCATTTTGCGGACACCGAATTCAGTCAAGTGTTCCACGGGAGCtcacagtgggtgtgtgtgtgtgtgtgtgtgtggggggggggtcttaccGGACCAGGTCCATTCCGAGGAGGGCCTCTCCAGGGCTCACAGGCTCGCGGGTCCACACTGCTTCGTTACCGATGCAGACGCCCTGGTCGTTGGCCCCCATCTCGGCCCCCCAGAGCCAGGCCGGCCGGCTCAGCACCACGGCGTGGGTGTGCCCCGCCTGGGGTATCTGGATGTAGGTGCACTGCAgagatgaacacacactggcacgTCATTCCAGCACATTGACGTCGACAACGTTTCCGGTGGATACTTAAATTGAATTGGATGTATGAAATTGTTTACGAGCGCGCATGCCACAGGACGGTGGACAAAATCCACTATGTGTTAGCTTATTGAGCTTGCTGAAGATGGTTAACTGAGCATCCTCCATCACACAGCATGGTCGAGGTGTCTTTTGTCCTCGTTCAACCGGGGTGAGTTCCTCCGTGACTTTTACAAAAACGAGCATCACGGGTGGGGTTTGCAGCAGAGCCAGCCAGAAAGCCAGCTGGCAGTGGGGGGGAAGACCGTACCTCTACCACGGCCCCTGCTGGGTGAGAGGCAGCAGGGTAGTAGACCACCTCCTGGACTTCATCTCGAGGACGGTCCGAGTTCTTACCGAAGATGACGTGGTCGTCATGAGAGCCGGGGGGCAAGGATACAAAACAGTCACATGAAAGGGGCGGCTCTGCCATACTGTAGGACAGAAAGAGGAAATGATTTCATGATCTAGTTTAACAACGTCTGAATGCAATCACTCAATAAGTGAAAAAGTGACAGAATTgggacacacaagaacacagtaTCAGTCTACTAGTCTACTACTACTACAAAAAAGAAAACTTTGACATGGTTGGTATAATAATCAAAAGTAAGGCTCTGTTTTGTTCAGCCTATACACGTCAACACATCCGAAGAGATCCCACCCTTATGTAAAACCGAGTCCGATTTCATTCAACTAGTGCACAGTATACAACTGACCATCTCTTCTTAACAGACAGATTAGGAGGCGGTCTTGTGCTCTGCACTTTATTGACTGTAATCTTCTCAAATCCCGATGGCACGTTGCTGTATATTTCGCTCATATCGTCAGTCACTAGGTAACGCTTTCACAAAGAATCCGGAAATAATGTAACAAAGTGGCCGACGTCTTATCGAGCCATTCATAAAATCAGCTGTAGTCTAATGTTGAGAATGTGATCAGATAGGGCCTATGTCGCTTTACGATGTGCCCGTCGCTGTCATTTCCCTATTAAAGAAGATaactaaacaaaaacaaaacgatCACTTAATTTTTTTCGTGGGGTGGTTGACATTATAATCGGTTGAGAAATTGGGCAACTGTAACTACTGACATGATGCAATCCTGCAGAAAATTGTTACCTTTTATAATCGCAAGACCGGACAGCTAGCTGAGAGAAGGCAGGTTGGAGTGGTACTGTACCACGTGACCAAATCCAAAGGTCTATACTTAAAGGTCTCGTCTCGTCTCGACTGGCCAGAGTATTCCCAATTTGTTTGCAAAAAATACAGTGCAAAGCGAATGCATACTGTAGACTGTACAACACAGATAGATTGGACACATGACAGTAATAACAGGGGGAAATAATAGaaacaataaaaaatacattcgGCCTCACATATGGGTTAAACA contains:
- the scrn2 gene encoding secernin-2 isoform X1; translation: MSEIYSNVPSGFEKITVNKVQSTRPPPNLSVKKRCMAEPPLSCDCFVSLPPGSHDDHVIFGKNSDRPRDEVQEVVYYPAASHPAGAVVECTYIQIPQAGHTHAVVLSRPAWLWGAEMGANDQGVCIGNEAVWTREPVSPGEALLGMDLVRLGLERGDNAWGALTVITGLLEEHGQGGPCREDPEPFSYHNTFLLVDRNEAWVLETAGKLWVAQKVTEGVKNISNQLTIGTEISAEHPELRSVAQAQGWWNGEGEFNYSQVFSPENPPARMELAKQRYSGGTRLLQQHDGSMTAEVMMSILRDKPTGICMDSGGFCTTGSMVSILPRDPSLPCIHFLTATPDPSRSIFKPFVFSECMTPVSRVVSPQYGSDDPARKQPRFQSRVDRRHSLYKAHQVALSNMETNPEKGDALQEILRDLESQCLKDILAMLSGELPGEELGDLFFDCVDTEIKFYQ
- the LOC134008777 gene encoding serine/arginine repetitive matrix protein 1-like, which produces MNVREDKYYPRSTMNDARYYNINYGAGDYTSREWTGGGWEDRDSIDTSYSTDAYMVQKGGPENESEPLKDGDPQKDGSTSLIMDPDMDVDGQPVELNDDDQELARKKKELQLIEEQIILKKASIAMKQVAPILKAMEVEESNKRKFAEEVKDDLTQQKKIQTQSSSKLKTQYVKDVPFRDRVNGILQNRKKTRESPAKASAQPTKGSPQQTKALFQPPTMAKSFVERMNASILKKDGYLNKSPPKQKEEEHPLKHRVKDLMERRCHPDFAPPSNQKVLEVECDRPIQNPVDPDPEQDPASKGFQRFLNILNRGVDIDRLAKIVNDIPCEDGELGHLQPEGSGQGSHDGAPPRQGSHGGAPPRQGSHGGAPPRQGSHGGAPPRQGSHGGAPPRQGSHSRAPPRQGSHSGAPPQDHSCSTSGERTVGTAADNHILSLLREKSPPRNETTGRRSESLPAEVKKDVNPEDQHKYGQMHDLLQTIGLDLGAAEVGQLSDRIQERLYGKNGHTETKRGRTEDERKRKQRDKQREREHSQKQHHSSLSSDSTSPSPLPNRRSPRKASRDSGEVHPAVRDSDSRDKDQDSCLENSMGQSIPTLTRAFPSRPMPYPAPVDVTSTYTPPQQPQYMAQHLSLHPIPPAWGYTPSPDVYLPSTSPYPQHHPNPPYYFDGSPAAFSHTQVCYPPPGYLPPPDASFQGPSQAHWNETSQPHGW
- the scrn2 gene encoding secernin-2 isoform X2; this translates as MAEPPLSCDCFVSLPPGSHDDHVIFGKNSDRPRDEVQEVVYYPAASHPAGAVVECTYIQIPQAGHTHAVVLSRPAWLWGAEMGANDQGVCIGNEAVWTREPVSPGEALLGMDLVRLGLERGDNAWGALTVITGLLEEHGQGGPCREDPEPFSYHNTFLLVDRNEAWVLETAGKLWVAQKVTEGVKNISNQLTIGTEISAEHPELRSVAQAQGWWNGEGEFNYSQVFSPENPPARMELAKQRYSGGTRLLQQHDGSMTAEVMMSILRDKPTGICMDSGGFCTTGSMVSILPRDPSLPCIHFLTATPDPSRSIFKPFVFSECMTPVSRVVSPQYGSDDPARKQPRFQSRVDRRHSLYKAHQVALSNMETNPEKGDALQEILRDLESQCLKDILAMLSGELPGEELGDLFFDCVDTEIKFYQ